From Streptomyces sp. TLI_235, a single genomic window includes:
- a CDS encoding protoheme IX farnesyltransferase: protein MFVTAVESRPAGAVGATPAHRPFGARVGAFVALTKPRIIELLLITTVPVMFLAQHGVPDPWLVVKVVVGGYLSAGGANALNMYIDRDIDAVMSRTERRPIVTGMVSPREALVFGIALAIGSTLWLGLLVNALSSALALGALLFYVFVYTLGLKRRTTQNIVWGGIAGCMPVFVGWAAVTNSLSWSALVLFLVIFFWTPPHYWPLSMKVRDDYVKAGVPMLPVIKGNLAVARQIVVYSWVMVAVSLALWPLGDTSWLYPVSAVLLGAFWLKEAHGLHARAKAGVVGAKLKEMRLFHWSITYLTLLFVVIAVDPFVK from the coding sequence GTGTTCGTGACCGCCGTCGAATCCCGCCCTGCCGGGGCGGTCGGGGCGACGCCTGCGCACCGGCCGTTCGGGGCCCGTGTCGGCGCATTCGTCGCACTGACAAAGCCGCGGATCATCGAGCTGCTGCTGATCACCACCGTCCCGGTGATGTTCCTGGCGCAGCACGGTGTACCCGACCCGTGGCTTGTCGTCAAGGTGGTGGTCGGCGGATACCTCTCCGCGGGCGGCGCCAACGCGCTCAACATGTACATCGACCGCGACATCGACGCGGTGATGTCCCGCACCGAGCGCCGGCCGATCGTCACCGGCATGGTGTCGCCGCGCGAGGCGCTGGTCTTCGGCATCGCGCTCGCGATCGGCTCCACGCTCTGGCTGGGGCTGCTGGTCAACGCGCTGTCCTCGGCGCTGGCCCTCGGCGCACTGCTCTTCTACGTCTTCGTCTACACCCTGGGCCTCAAGCGCCGTACGACCCAGAACATCGTCTGGGGCGGCATCGCCGGCTGCATGCCGGTGTTCGTCGGCTGGGCCGCGGTGACGAACTCGCTGTCCTGGTCCGCGCTGGTGCTCTTCCTGGTGATCTTCTTCTGGACGCCGCCGCACTACTGGCCGCTGTCCATGAAGGTCCGCGACGACTACGTCAAGGCCGGCGTGCCGATGCTCCCGGTCATCAAGGGCAACCTGGCCGTCGCCCGGCAGATCGTCGTCTACTCCTGGGTGATGGTCGCCGTCTCGCTGGCCCTCTGGCCGCTCGGCGACACCAGCTGGCTGTACCCCGTCTCCGCGGTGCTGCTCGGCGCGTTCTGGCTGAAGGAGGCGCACGGCCTGCACGCCCGCGCCAAGGCCGGGGTCGTCGGCGCCAAGCTCAAGGAGATGCGCCTCTTCCACTGGTCCATCACCTACCTGACCCTCCTCTTCGTGGTCATCGCGGTGGACCCCTTCGTCAAGTGA